One genomic window of Camelina sativa cultivar DH55 chromosome 5, Cs, whole genome shotgun sequence includes the following:
- the LOC104789553 gene encoding zinc finger BED domain-containing protein DAYSLEEPER-like: protein MAALNAEHEYHAMNEDGQEAETQGGAHSETQPTQETTTDQTVFNSNKRLKSDCWKEFIPVAGLETDGKHRGHCIHCNKKMIVETSQGTSSVKRHLAICPKRPPGVSEASEYDQKVDREMVTEIIVYHDMPFRYVEYEKVRARDKYLNPNCQPICRQTAGNDVFRRYELEKEKVKKIFAGFKRRVCCTADLWTARGTLTGYICLTAHYVDDEWRLNSKILAFCEMKPPHTGLSVATDLLKYIRESVRFVKFFTSRREAFAACIESVGIRSGAGLSLDVLTRWNSTYDMLARALKFRKAIVSLKECDRNYKSSPSKDEWDRGEKICDFLKPFSTITTYFSDYHSSYGSYLRSTVKVQILQSAFDKVDPSTSEEKVKVVVKNLENLYKEHREKVWTSSTFSTTQTPVDLLNESPLEDDPNYDVFELERSIQAGSDNTKSNLQNYLEDPRLDLRSFTDMEVLSYWKGNGQHYGDLASLACDVLSIPITTMAAESPFSIGGDIEENFDDGAECTTSVASSSGV, encoded by the exons ATGGCAGCTTTAAATGCTGAGCATGAATATCATGCAATGAATGAAGATGGTCAAGAGGCTGAAACTCAAGGAGGAGCACATAGTGAAACGCAGCCTACTCAAGAGACTACTACTGACCAAACGGTATTTAACTCTAATAAACGCTTAAAGTCTGATTGTTGGAAAGAGTTTATACCAGTAGCAGGACTAGAAACAGATGGTAAACATAGAGGTCATTGCATTCACTGTAATAAGAAGATGATTGTAGAAACTAGTCAAGGAACATCATCTGTTAAGCGTCATTTAGCTATTTGTCCAAAGAGACCTCCAGGGGTGAGTGAAGCAAGTGAGTATGATCAGAAAGTAGATCGTGAAATGGTTACTGAAATTATTGTATACCATGATATGCCTTTCCGTTATGTTGAATATGAGAAAGTGAGAGCTAGAGATAAGTATTTGAATCCAAACTGTCAGCCTATATGTAGACAAACTGCTGGGAATGATGTGTTTAGGAGGTAtgaattggaaaaagaaaaggtgaAAAAGATTTTTGCAGGATTCAAAAGAAGAGTATGTTGTACAGCAGATTTGTGGACAGCTCGTGGCACTCTCACTGGCTATATTTGCTTGACCGCCCATTATGTTGATGATGAGTGGAGGTTGAACAGCAAGATTCTAGCATTCTGTGAAATGAAACCTCCACATACAG GTTTATCAGTAGCTACTgatcttttgaaatatattagagAGAGTGTTAGGTTTGTCAAATTCTTTACTTCTAGGAGAGAAGCATTTGCAGCATGTATTGAGAGTGTAGGGATTAGAAGTGGTGCTGGATTATCTCTAGATGTCCTTACACGCTGGAACTCAACATATGATATGCTTGCCAGAGCTTTAAAGTTCCGCAAGGCAATTGTTAGTCTAAAAGAATGTGACAGAAACTACAAGTCATCGCCTTCCAAGGATGAGTGGGACCGTGGAGAGAAAATTTGTGACTTCTTGAAGCCATTTAGTACCATCACTACTTATTTCTCAGAT TATCATTCTAGCTATGGGAGCTATCTTAGATCCACGGTTAAGGTGCAAATTCTTCAATCAGCTTTTGATAAAGTGGATCCGAGTACTTCTGAAGAAAAGGTTAAGGTTGTTGTGAAGAATTTAGAGAATCTTTACAAAGAACACAGAGAAAAGGTTTGGACTTCTTCAACTTTCTCAACAACACAAACTCCGGTTGATCTTCTTAATGAATCACCACTAGAGGATGATCCAAATTAT GATGTGTTTGAGCTTGAGAGGAGCATACAAGCTGGTTCTGACAACACAAAGTCGAATTTGCAAAATTATTTggaagatccaaggctagatTTGAGGTCTTTTACAGATATGGAGGTTTTGAGCTATTGGAAAGGCAACGGGCAACACTATGGTGATTTGGCTTCTCTAGCTTGTGATGTTCTTAGTATTCCAATTACCACAATGGCAGCAGAGTCGCCATTTAGCATTGGAG GTGACATTGAAGAAAACTTTGATGATGGAGCTGAGTGTACTACATCGGTGGCAAGTAGCTCAGGAGTATGA